From Spirochaetota bacterium, one genomic window encodes:
- a CDS encoding MBL fold metallo-hydrolase, protein MKITFWGVRGTLPTPDLDKMKTGGNTTCVEVRINNNIIIFDAGTGIVNLGRSLLKEFEGKQLPTIYIFLTHTHWDHLDGFPFFSVLFCKDVQVKIYGPMGKNRRLEELICTQMDDDFCPISYTKLPAFIDYFEIGEEEIQLPNDIKIISKKHIHPGGAYSYRLEHNNKVFVFNTDIEHYNTRLDQRVVEISQDADLMVHDAQYTEDQIEDHIGWGHSTWQQAVEVANLANVKMLGLTHHDLERTDKEINVLEKKVKKVFENSFFCREKMSIEL, encoded by the coding sequence ATGAAAATAACTTTTTGGGGTGTCAGAGGCACATTACCAACTCCTGATTTGGATAAAATGAAAACAGGTGGGAATACAACTTGTGTTGAAGTTCGAATTAATAACAATATAATAATTTTTGATGCTGGAACAGGTATAGTGAATTTGGGAAGATCCTTACTCAAGGAATTTGAAGGAAAACAACTACCTACTATTTATATTTTTTTAACACATACGCATTGGGATCATTTGGATGGATTTCCTTTTTTCAGTGTACTGTTTTGTAAAGATGTGCAGGTAAAAATTTATGGTCCAATGGGTAAAAATAGACGATTAGAAGAATTGATTTGTACACAAATGGATGATGATTTTTGCCCTATTAGTTATACAAAATTACCAGCATTTATTGATTATTTTGAAATAGGTGAAGAAGAGATACAATTACCGAATGATATAAAAATTATTTCTAAAAAACATATTCATCCTGGGGGAGCGTATAGCTATCGTTTGGAACATAATAATAAAGTTTTTGTTTTTAATACAGATATAGAACATTATAACACTCGATTAGATCAAAGAGTTGTCGAAATATCTCAAGATGCAGATCTTATGGTTCATGATGCTCAGTATACAGAAGATCAAATTGAAGATCATATAGGATGGGGACATTCTACTTGGCAGCAAGCTGTTGAAGTTGCAAATCTTGCTAATGTTAAAATGCTTGGTTTAACACATCATGATTTGGAAAGAACTGATAAAGAAATAAATGTTTTAGAAAAAAAAGTAAAGAAAGTTTTTGAAAATTCTTTTTTCTGTAGAGAAAAAATGAGTATAGAATTATAA
- a CDS encoding TatD family hydrolase codes for MFIDTHAHLDYVLQNLSTDQQIIDFNFLFDSNLELIVHISLDADEFLQNYPKLSSHNNIYFATGIYPNRANILNFNEDQEIEKLKKVLINYKHVALGEIGIDFKDDSYGTPIAQESLFEKQLALAEELQLPVIIHSRMSFKESYHSLMKYKTPAIIHCFSYGIKEAELVLDRGDYISFSGLLTYKKSVELQEVAQMIPLDRILFETDSPYLSPVPVRHKSNIPNHVQHTYQFFANLRNIPIEELSLIVKNNFHKAFKI; via the coding sequence ATGTTTATAGATACTCACGCACATCTTGATTATGTTTTACAAAATTTATCTACAGATCAACAAATAATTGATTTTAATTTTTTATTTGATAGCAACTTAGAGCTTATTGTTCATATTTCTTTAGATGCAGATGAATTTTTACAAAACTATCCTAAACTTTCTTCACATAATAATATATATTTTGCAACTGGTATTTATCCTAATCGTGCAAATATACTCAATTTTAATGAGGATCAAGAAATAGAAAAATTAAAAAAAGTTCTCATTAATTATAAGCATGTTGCTCTTGGTGAAATAGGAATTGACTTCAAAGATGATAGTTATGGAACTCCTATAGCTCAAGAATCTCTTTTTGAAAAGCAATTAGCTCTTGCAGAAGAATTACAACTTCCTGTTATTATCCACTCTCGCATGAGTTTTAAAGAATCTTATCATTCCCTAATGAAGTACAAAACTCCAGCTATTATTCATTGTTTTAGTTATGGTATTAAAGAAGCTGAATTAGTTCTTGATCGTGGTGATTATATTTCTTTTTCAGGTCTTCTTACTTATAAAAAATCTGTAGAACTTCAAGAAGTGGCTCAAATGATTCCTTTGGATAGAATTCTATTTGAAACAGATAGCCCTTACTTAAGCCCTGTTCCTGTAAGGCATAAATCTAATATTCCAAATCATGTGCAACACACTTATCAATTCTTTGCTAATTTAAGAAATATTCCTATAGAAGAACTATCTTTAATTGTCAAAAATAATTTTCACAAAGCTTTTAAAATTTAA
- a CDS encoding M23 family metallopeptidase, which yields MSIIKKESLKIDTIIPKQDLRFFDQEKLNKSFLLRLKKLWIELKTKIHNFGVQRLSIMCTPHIGIRGFTIHLSNYLLLFIGIVCSITLLSVTYILAQGHQSARTQIRLVVENDALEEKIFLVSETVESLSEYFSKFRLEVGSIITPVSESSLITTLNDPMISIESNASTPKEIVQLQKLEKELDVTKEKIFHVGNFMQENKRVLREMPSIYPLATRARITSRFGLRRNPFDQRGIEGHEGLDLATLPGTPVYAGADGIIIKSGVQGGYGNFIEIQHKYQFRTRYGHLQGFAAQTYAGARVKQGQVIGYVGATGRVTGYHLHYEVLIGNNRVDPEPFAMMLR from the coding sequence ATGAGTATTATTAAAAAAGAATCACTCAAAATTGATACTATTATACCAAAACAAGATCTTCGTTTCTTTGATCAAGAAAAATTAAATAAAAGTTTTTTATTAAGATTAAAAAAGCTTTGGATAGAGCTCAAGACTAAAATTCATAATTTTGGAGTACAGCGTTTGTCAATAATGTGTACCCCTCATATTGGTATTAGAGGTTTTACAATTCACCTCTCTAACTATTTATTATTGTTTATTGGCATTGTTTGCTCTATTACTCTTCTTTCTGTAACTTATATTTTGGCTCAAGGGCATCAAAGTGCAAGAACTCAAATTCGTTTGGTAGTAGAAAATGATGCTTTGGAAGAAAAAATATTTTTAGTATCCGAAACAGTTGAGTCACTTTCAGAGTATTTTTCAAAATTTCGTTTAGAAGTGGGTTCTATTATCACTCCTGTATCTGAATCCTCTCTTATTACAACACTTAACGATCCTATGATTTCTATAGAATCTAATGCATCAACTCCTAAAGAAATAGTACAACTACAAAAATTAGAAAAAGAATTAGATGTCACAAAAGAGAAAATATTTCATGTTGGTAACTTTATGCAAGAAAATAAAAGAGTGTTAAGAGAAATGCCTTCTATTTATCCACTTGCAACGAGAGCTCGAATCACTTCTCGTTTTGGACTTCGCAGGAATCCTTTTGATCAGCGTGGTATAGAAGGACATGAAGGTTTGGATCTTGCAACATTACCTGGAACACCTGTATATGCTGGAGCTGATGGTATTATTATTAAATCTGGTGTTCAAGGTGGATATGGTAATTTTATTGAAATTCAACATAAATATCAATTTAGAACAAGATATGGACATTTACAAGGTTTTGCAGCACAAACTTATGCTGGAGCTCGCGTTAAACAAGGCCAAGTTATTGGTTATGTAGGAGCAACAGGACGCGTAACAGGATACCATTTGCATTATGAAGTGCTTATTGGTAATAATCGTGTAGACCCAGAACCATTTGCAATGATGTTAAGGTAA